In the Micromonospora narathiwatensis genome, one interval contains:
- a CDS encoding ABC transporter permease, translating into MSTLAVETSALVGRHLRHLSRVPMRLLGVTVMPVAYVVIFGYLFGSVIDVQGGGYREFLMAGIFAQMMLTNLQHTALGVVDDLGNGIDDRFRSLPIAGLAVPLARTVADLTRVVVACVAMAVVGFAMGWRTHAAAPQVLAGFGLLLLLGFAASWLGVLLGLRLRSAEAVSAVAFLVVMPMTFLSNAFIPLRGLPDWLRAVCEWNPLSAVVAACRDLFGNPGSAGDALPMRHPVAASLLLICALLVISATLATHAYRAAARGR; encoded by the coding sequence ATGAGCACTCTCGCCGTCGAGACGTCGGCCCTGGTCGGCCGGCACCTGCGCCACCTCTCCCGGGTGCCGATGCGGCTGCTCGGCGTGACCGTGATGCCGGTCGCGTACGTGGTGATCTTCGGTTACCTCTTCGGCAGCGTCATCGACGTTCAGGGCGGCGGCTACCGGGAGTTCCTGATGGCCGGCATCTTCGCCCAGATGATGCTCACCAACCTGCAACACACCGCGCTCGGCGTCGTCGACGACCTGGGCAACGGGATCGACGACCGGTTCCGGTCGCTGCCCATCGCCGGGCTCGCCGTACCGCTGGCCCGGACCGTGGCCGACCTCACCCGGGTGGTGGTCGCCTGCGTCGCCATGGCGGTGGTGGGCTTCGCGATGGGCTGGCGGACGCACGCCGCGGCGCCGCAGGTGCTCGCCGGCTTCGGGCTGTTGCTGCTGCTCGGCTTCGCCGCCTCCTGGCTCGGCGTCCTCCTCGGGCTGCGGCTGCGTTCCGCCGAGGCGGTCAGCGCGGTGGCCTTCCTCGTCGTCATGCCGATGACGTTCCTGTCCAACGCGTTCATCCCGCTGCGCGGGCTGCCGGACTGGCTGCGCGCGGTGTGCGAGTGGAACCCGCTGTCGGCCGTCGTCGCCGCCTGCCGGGACCTGTTCGGCAACCCGGGCTCGGCCGGCGACGCCCTGCCGATGCGGCACCCGGTCGCCGCCTCGCTGCTGCTGATCTGCGCGCTGCTGGTGATCAGCGCGACGCTGGCCACCCACGCCTACCGGGCGGCCGCCCGGGGGCGCTGA
- a CDS encoding non-ribosomal peptide synthetase, whose product MPDHEDVRCPLTTAQFGVWLAQRLDPDNPIYNLAEYADLAGPLDHAVFEAALRRTVADTEALRIRVEEPVEGQPVLSVAPAVDWTLPVLDLRAAADPYAAALDWMRADAARPVDPGQAPLFRYALLRLADDRTLWYQCYHHLALDGYGMVLVARRVAEVHTALSGGDEPGPAPFGPLRALADGEAAYRSGERFDRDRGYWTERYADRPTPASLADRRPTTPRRLVRRTAALGPATMGRLRAAAREHGVAVPAVVVAAVAAYFHGLTGNEDVVLALPLTARRNAAARTTPGMVSAIAPLRLAVRADGTLGALVAGVSRELHDVLRHQRYRFEDLHRDLGLTGGASLLGPHVNLLLDAGGAGTTFGAATGTDHNLAGGPVDDLAVVLDARRGDTDVRLDLDANPDLYADEQVGRHAERLAAFLDTFARATAETPDSPVGRLDLAGAAERRLVLRDWNDTGRPVPDVRLPALIEQQVARTPGRPAVTCGPTTLTYAQLNAAANRLARLLVARGAGPERLVALALPRSAEMMVALLAVLKAGAGYLPVDLRYPPDRIEFMLADADPRLVLTVGGAGDGLPVHDPDRLLRLDEPAVAALLAAQDDSDLTDADRLRPLHGGHPAYVIYTSGSTGRPKGVLVSHDNAVDLACWAVAEIGPAALSRVLASTSLNFDVSVFEMFGPLACGGEIEVVDDLLALAERADGWSGSLISAVPSAFAQLLAGGAVDAHADVVVLAGEALSAQAVRDINGALPGARVANIYGPTEATVYSTAWYGGDLAGDAAPPIGRPTTNTRVYALDSALRPVPPGTVGELYLAGAGLARGYLNRPRLSAERFVADPYGPPGARMYRTGDLVRWRADGHLDYLGRIDHQVKVRGYRIELGEIESVLLAHPDVAQAAVVARADGGVTAQLVGYLVPAAAASAPTPAQLREHVAAALPEYMVPAAFVLLDALPLNPTGKLDRLALPAPDFAAAAGAGRAAATPREELLVRLFAEVLGLPAVGVEDSFFDLGGDSIVSIQLVSRARQAGLRLTPRDVFTHRTVAALAGVAGELGPAEAEDPDAALGDVPLPPIVEWLRGRAGTAHPVDGVAQSVVVRTPAGLRGADLAAGLQALLDHHDALRMTLHRDGAAWRLAVPPRGTVSAADCLRRVSAAPTATVSGGPEATVSATVSGGPDATRSDPAIGAARAEALAGLRPEDGRLLRAVWGDAGTDLPGWLVLAVHHLAVDGVSWRILLDDLATAVAAAAAGTLPRLAPVPTSYRTWARRVTEQTGTTEPAASVVDPPLGRRPVGPDDTEAAARRRTVTLPVARTEALLRTAAPRWHAGVDDLLLAALAVSVADWRRRLDPAAAGGLLVDVEGHGRDGVDGLDLSRTVGWFTRLTPARLDLGDLDPAEALAGGPAADRAVKRIKEQLRAAAPAAPAVAGPADRPDTPASGPAAQIGFNYLGRLTADDGADWSPLTVEGEVATGGASALPAAHPLDINAVVVDGPDGPRLTAEWSWPDGVLTDGDVRDLADGWLAAIEAVTEYATRPGVGGRTPSDLPLVELDQDEVERLEQRYPALADVLPLGPLQEGLLFLSAYDEQAPDIYTVQFVFDLDGELDGVRLRAAAQALLDRHPGLRAGFTHRDLRRPVQVLPERVEVDWREPDLTGIAPAEMDARLTGLLAADRAERFDLTRPPLLRFTLIRLPDARYRLVLTNHHILLDGWSMPVLAGELFALYRSAGRTDALPPVTDARAYPAWRARQDVPAAEAAWRDALAGLTEPTLVAPAAAERGPVPPAKLLRELPAALTDALTATARAAGVTLNTVVQGAWAVLVGGLTGRDDVVFGATVAGRPAELAGVETMVGLFINTLPVRVRLDPAEPVSAVLAGLQERQTALQPHQHLGLPDIQRLAGHGELFDTLVVFENYPVDPSVLDLAGTGLTVRGVHGLDATHYPLTLVLVPGDRLGLRLEYRPDLIDETTAGALLERTHRLLADIAAEPSTPVGRLDPTTPDERHRVLVGWNATRHPVEAATLPDLLARQAAETPDAVAVVFEGTGLSFRELDEASNRLARLLIGHGAGPERFVAVAVPRSLELVVALWAVLKAGAAYLPVDPDYPADRIAYLLDDARPALLLTTRATAGLGAGLVLDSDEVRRAVADHSPAGLTDAERYGPLRPANPAYMIYTSGSTGRPKGVVVPHAGIVNRLAWMQHEYRLTPTDRVLQKTPSGFDVSVWEFFWATIVGATLVVARPEGHKDPAYLAGLIRAERVTTLHFVPSMLAAFLAEPAAAGCTGLRRVICSGEALPADLAERFHATLDPAGAHGIGLHNLYGPTEASVDVTYWPCRPGERTVPIGVPVWNTRLYVLDGFLRPVPPGVAGELYLAGVQLARGYRGRAGLTAQRFVADPFAATLAATDPSVTPGERMYRTGDVVRWRPDGVLEYVGRTDHQVKIRGFRIELGEIEATLAEHPSVGQCVVLAREDQPGVKRLVAYAVPAAGQRVDAAVLREHVAARLPEYMVPTAVLALDALPVTANGKLDRAALPAPDFAGVGTGGRAPSTPREELLAGLVAEVLGLPRVAVDDSFFDLGGDSIVSIQLVSRARQAGLELTPREVFTHKTVAALAAVAREAAGSAATDPDAGIGELPLTPIARWWLDRAGPVGGFHQSVVVPAPAGLTAERLRDAVRALLDHHDALRMRLTGPPGRRGLVIGPRGSVPAADLITHVPATGGAEGPDLAGLAEAARATLDPVAGRMLRVVWCEPSEQLLILAHHLVVDGVSWRILLPDLTAALDAAPGTPPLLTPVGTSLREWAEHLVRDAHSPTRLAELPLWTKLLDQAEPPLAARPLDPARDTVATLAELHVELPAAHTEPLLTAVPALFHARVDDALLAALALAVAHRRQRRGLGADPAVLVDLERHGRADDVPGVDLSRTVGWFTSLAPVRLDPGAVEWDQVRDGGTTVGTVLKRVKEQLRAAPDDGLGHGLLRHLNSETAGVLAELAEPQIMFNYLGRLGGADGRGFAGRIGGGADPAQPVAYPIEVAAWTADTADGPRLTAVWRWPAGLLDDSDVRQLADDWRTALVGIVAYAAAGGTGGHTPSDLTLASLSQDEIDEFEDELEAEWE is encoded by the coding sequence GTGCCCGACCACGAGGATGTGCGCTGCCCGCTGACCACCGCGCAGTTCGGGGTCTGGCTGGCCCAGCGGCTCGACCCGGACAACCCGATCTACAACCTCGCCGAGTACGCCGACCTGGCCGGCCCGCTCGACCACGCGGTGTTCGAGGCGGCGCTGCGGCGGACCGTCGCCGACACCGAGGCGCTGCGGATCCGGGTCGAGGAGCCCGTCGAGGGGCAGCCGGTGCTGTCGGTGGCACCGGCCGTCGACTGGACGCTGCCCGTGCTCGACCTGCGTGCGGCGGCCGACCCGTACGCCGCCGCCCTGGACTGGATGCGCGCCGACGCCGCCCGGCCGGTCGACCCGGGCCAGGCGCCGCTGTTCCGGTACGCGCTGCTGCGCCTCGCCGACGACCGGACCCTGTGGTACCAGTGCTACCACCACCTGGCCCTCGACGGGTACGGCATGGTGCTGGTGGCCCGGCGGGTGGCCGAGGTCCACACCGCACTCAGCGGCGGCGACGAGCCCGGCCCGGCACCCTTCGGGCCGCTGCGGGCGCTGGCCGACGGGGAGGCCGCCTACCGGTCCGGCGAGCGGTTCGACCGCGACCGTGGGTACTGGACCGAGCGGTACGCCGACCGGCCCACCCCGGCCAGCCTCGCCGACCGGCGGCCGACCACCCCGCGCCGGCTGGTCCGGCGTACCGCCGCGCTCGGACCGGCGACGATGGGCCGGCTGCGGGCGGCGGCCCGGGAGCACGGCGTCGCCGTACCGGCGGTCGTGGTGGCCGCGGTGGCGGCGTACTTCCACGGGCTGACCGGCAACGAGGACGTGGTGCTCGCGCTGCCGCTGACCGCCCGGCGGAACGCCGCGGCCCGGACCACCCCCGGCATGGTCTCCGCGATCGCGCCCCTGCGCCTCGCGGTACGCGCCGACGGCACCCTCGGCGCGCTGGTCGCCGGCGTCTCCCGGGAACTGCACGACGTGCTGCGCCACCAGCGTTACCGCTTCGAGGACCTGCACCGCGACCTGGGCCTGACCGGCGGCGCGTCGCTGCTCGGCCCGCACGTCAACCTCCTGCTCGACGCCGGCGGGGCCGGCACCACGTTCGGCGCCGCCACCGGCACCGACCACAACCTCGCCGGCGGGCCGGTCGACGACCTGGCCGTCGTGCTCGACGCCCGGCGCGGCGACACCGACGTCCGGCTGGACCTGGACGCCAACCCCGACCTGTACGCCGACGAGCAGGTCGGCCGGCACGCCGAGCGCCTCGCCGCGTTCCTCGACACCTTCGCCCGCGCCACGGCGGAAACGCCGGACAGCCCGGTCGGCCGGCTCGACCTGGCCGGCGCGGCCGAGCGGCGGCTGGTGCTGCGCGACTGGAACGACACCGGCCGGCCGGTGCCGGACGTACGGCTGCCCGCGCTGATCGAGCAGCAGGTGGCGCGTACCCCCGGCCGCCCGGCGGTGACCTGCGGCCCGACCACGCTGACCTACGCCCAGCTCAACGCCGCCGCCAACCGGCTGGCCCGGCTGCTGGTCGCCCGTGGCGCCGGCCCCGAGCGGCTGGTCGCGCTGGCGCTGCCCCGGTCGGCGGAGATGATGGTCGCCCTGCTCGCCGTCCTCAAGGCCGGCGCCGGCTACCTGCCGGTCGACCTGCGCTACCCGCCGGACCGGATCGAGTTCATGCTGGCCGACGCGGACCCCCGGCTGGTGCTCACCGTCGGCGGCGCCGGCGACGGCCTGCCGGTACACGACCCGGACCGGCTGTTGCGGCTCGACGAGCCCGCCGTCGCCGCCCTGCTCGCCGCGCAGGACGACAGCGACCTGACCGACGCCGACCGGCTCCGCCCGCTGCACGGCGGCCACCCGGCGTACGTCATCTACACCTCCGGCTCCACCGGCCGGCCCAAGGGCGTGCTGGTCAGCCACGACAACGCGGTCGACCTGGCCTGCTGGGCGGTCGCCGAGATCGGCCCGGCCGCGCTGTCCCGGGTGCTCGCCAGCACCTCGCTCAACTTCGACGTCTCGGTCTTCGAGATGTTCGGTCCGCTCGCCTGCGGTGGCGAGATCGAGGTGGTCGACGACCTGCTCGCCCTCGCCGAGCGGGCCGACGGCTGGTCCGGCAGCCTGATCAGCGCGGTGCCCTCGGCGTTCGCGCAGTTGCTGGCCGGCGGCGCGGTCGACGCCCACGCCGACGTGGTGGTGCTCGCCGGTGAGGCATTGTCCGCCCAGGCGGTGCGGGACATCAACGGGGCGCTGCCCGGTGCCCGGGTGGCCAACATCTACGGCCCGACCGAGGCCACCGTCTACTCCACCGCCTGGTACGGCGGCGACCTCGCCGGCGACGCCGCCCCGCCGATCGGCCGGCCCACCACCAACACCCGGGTGTACGCGCTGGACAGCGCGCTGCGTCCGGTGCCGCCCGGCACCGTCGGCGAGCTGTACCTGGCCGGCGCCGGCCTGGCGCGCGGCTACCTCAACCGGCCCCGGCTCTCCGCCGAACGCTTCGTCGCCGACCCGTACGGGCCGCCCGGCGCCCGGATGTACCGCACCGGTGACCTGGTCCGCTGGCGGGCGGACGGCCACCTCGACTACCTCGGCCGGATCGACCACCAGGTCAAGGTGCGCGGCTACCGGATCGAGCTGGGCGAGATCGAGTCGGTGCTGCTGGCCCACCCGGACGTGGCCCAGGCCGCCGTGGTCGCCCGCGCCGACGGCGGGGTCACCGCCCAACTCGTCGGATACCTGGTCCCGGCCGCCGCCGCGTCCGCACCGACCCCGGCCCAGCTCCGCGAGCATGTCGCCGCGGCGCTGCCGGAGTACATGGTGCCGGCGGCGTTCGTGCTGCTGGACGCCCTGCCGTTGAACCCCACCGGCAAGCTGGACCGCCTCGCCCTGCCCGCACCGGACTTCGCCGCGGCGGCCGGCGCCGGCCGGGCCGCGGCCACCCCGCGTGAGGAACTGCTGGTCCGGCTCTTCGCCGAGGTGCTGGGGCTGCCAGCGGTCGGCGTCGAGGACAGCTTCTTCGACCTGGGCGGGGACAGCATCGTCTCCATCCAACTGGTCAGCCGGGCCCGGCAGGCCGGGCTGCGCCTCACCCCGCGCGACGTGTTCACCCACCGTACGGTGGCGGCCCTGGCCGGGGTGGCCGGCGAACTCGGCCCGGCCGAGGCCGAGGACCCGGACGCCGCGCTCGGCGACGTGCCCCTGCCGCCGATCGTCGAGTGGCTGCGCGGCAGGGCGGGCACCGCCCACCCGGTCGACGGCGTCGCGCAGAGCGTCGTCGTGCGTACCCCCGCCGGGCTGCGTGGGGCGGACCTGGCGGCCGGGTTGCAGGCGTTGCTCGACCACCACGACGCCCTGCGGATGACCCTGCACCGCGACGGCGCGGCGTGGCGGCTGGCCGTCCCGCCCCGGGGCACCGTGTCCGCCGCCGACTGCCTGCGTCGGGTCTCCGCCGCGCCGACCGCCACGGTCTCCGGTGGGCCGGAGGCCACGGTATCCGCCACGGTCTCCGGTGGGCCGGACGCCACTCGGTCGGACCCGGCGATCGGCGCCGCTCGCGCGGAGGCGCTGGCGGGGCTGCGCCCGGAAGACGGGCGGCTGCTGCGCGCGGTGTGGGGCGACGCCGGCACGGACCTACCCGGCTGGCTGGTGCTCGCCGTGCACCACCTCGCCGTGGACGGTGTGTCCTGGCGGATCCTGCTCGACGACCTGGCCACCGCCGTGGCCGCGGCGGCGGCCGGCACGCTACCCCGGTTGGCCCCGGTGCCCACCTCGTACCGCACCTGGGCCCGCCGGGTCACGGAGCAAACCGGCACGACCGAGCCGGCCGCGTCCGTCGTGGACCCGCCGCTCGGGCGGCGACCGGTCGGCCCGGACGACACCGAGGCGGCCGCCCGCCGCCGGACGGTGACGCTGCCGGTGGCCCGTACCGAGGCGCTGCTGCGTACCGCCGCGCCCCGGTGGCACGCCGGCGTCGACGACCTGCTGCTGGCCGCGCTGGCGGTCAGCGTGGCGGACTGGCGGCGTCGCCTCGACCCGGCCGCCGCCGGGGGCCTGCTGGTCGACGTCGAGGGGCACGGCCGGGACGGCGTGGACGGGCTGGACCTGTCCCGGACGGTCGGCTGGTTCACCCGGCTGACCCCGGCGCGGCTCGACCTCGGCGACCTCGACCCGGCCGAGGCCCTTGCCGGTGGGCCGGCCGCCGACCGGGCGGTGAAACGGATCAAGGAACAGCTGCGGGCCGCCGCGCCGGCGGCCCCGGCCGTGGCCGGTCCGGCCGACCGGCCCGACACCCCCGCATCGGGGCCGGCCGCGCAGATCGGCTTCAACTACCTCGGCCGGCTCACCGCCGACGACGGCGCCGACTGGTCGCCGTTGACCGTCGAGGGCGAAGTCGCCACCGGTGGGGCGAGCGCGCTGCCGGCGGCCCATCCCCTCGACATCAACGCGGTGGTGGTGGACGGGCCGGACGGGCCCCGGCTCACCGCCGAGTGGAGCTGGCCGGACGGGGTGCTCACCGATGGCGACGTGCGGGACCTCGCCGACGGCTGGCTCGCCGCGATCGAGGCGGTCACCGAGTACGCGACCCGACCCGGCGTCGGCGGCCGTACCCCGTCCGACCTGCCCCTGGTCGAGCTGGACCAGGACGAGGTCGAACGGCTGGAGCAGCGCTACCCGGCGCTGGCCGACGTGCTGCCGCTCGGTCCGCTCCAGGAGGGGCTGCTCTTCCTGTCCGCGTACGACGAGCAGGCCCCCGACATCTACACCGTCCAGTTCGTCTTCGACCTCGACGGCGAGCTGGACGGCGTACGGCTGCGCGCCGCCGCGCAGGCGCTGCTCGACCGGCACCCCGGACTGCGTGCCGGCTTCACCCACCGCGACCTGCGCCGGCCGGTGCAGGTGCTGCCGGAGAGGGTCGAGGTGGACTGGCGCGAACCGGACCTGACCGGGATCGCACCGGCCGAAATGGACGCCCGGCTCACCGGGCTGCTCGCCGCCGACCGGGCGGAACGCTTCGACCTGACCCGCCCGCCGCTGCTGCGGTTCACCCTGATCCGGCTGCCGGACGCGCGGTACCGGCTGGTGCTGACCAACCACCACATCCTGCTCGACGGCTGGTCGATGCCGGTGCTCGCCGGGGAACTCTTCGCGCTGTACCGTTCGGCCGGCCGTACCGACGCGCTGCCGCCGGTCACCGACGCGCGGGCGTACCCCGCCTGGCGGGCCCGGCAGGACGTGCCGGCGGCCGAGGCGGCGTGGCGCGACGCCCTCGCCGGCCTGACCGAGCCGACCCTGGTGGCGCCGGCCGCGGCCGAGCGTGGCCCGGTGCCGCCGGCCAAGCTGCTGCGCGAGCTGCCGGCGGCGCTCACCGACGCGCTGACCGCCACGGCCCGGGCGGCGGGGGTCACCCTCAACACCGTTGTGCAGGGCGCCTGGGCGGTGCTCGTCGGCGGCCTCACCGGCCGCGACGACGTGGTCTTCGGGGCCACCGTCGCCGGCCGGCCCGCCGAGCTGGCCGGGGTGGAGACCATGGTCGGCCTCTTCATCAACACCCTGCCGGTACGGGTCCGCCTGGACCCGGCCGAACCGGTCAGCGCCGTGCTGGCCGGGTTGCAGGAGCGGCAGACCGCGCTGCAACCGCACCAGCACCTCGGCCTGCCGGACATCCAGCGGCTGGCCGGGCACGGCGAACTCTTCGACACCCTCGTGGTCTTCGAGAACTACCCGGTCGACCCGTCCGTGCTCGACCTGGCCGGCACCGGGCTGACCGTACGCGGGGTGCACGGGCTCGACGCCACCCACTACCCGCTGACCCTGGTGCTGGTCCCCGGCGACCGGCTCGGGCTGCGCCTGGAGTACCGGCCGGACCTGATCGACGAGACCACCGCCGGGGCCCTGCTGGAGCGGACGCACCGGCTGCTGGCCGACATCGCCGCCGAGCCGTCCACGCCGGTGGGCCGGCTCGACCCGACCACCCCGGACGAACGCCACCGGGTGCTCGTCGGCTGGAACGCCACCCGGCACCCGGTCGAGGCGGCGACCCTGCCCGACCTGCTGGCCCGGCAGGCGGCCGAGACCCCGGACGCCGTCGCGGTGGTCTTCGAGGGGACCGGCCTGAGCTTCCGCGAGCTGGACGAGGCGAGCAACCGGCTGGCCCGGCTGCTGATCGGCCACGGCGCCGGCCCGGAGCGGTTCGTCGCCGTGGCGGTGCCCCGCTCGCTGGAACTGGTCGTCGCGCTGTGGGCGGTGCTGAAGGCCGGTGCGGCGTACCTGCCGGTCGACCCGGACTACCCGGCCGACCGGATCGCGTACCTGCTCGACGACGCGCGTCCGGCGCTGCTGCTCACCACCCGGGCCACCGCCGGGCTGGGCGCCGGCCTGGTTCTCGACAGCGACGAGGTACGGCGGGCGGTGGCGGACCACTCCCCGGCCGGGCTGACCGACGCCGAGCGGTACGGGCCGCTGCGCCCGGCCAACCCGGCGTACATGATCTACACCTCCGGCTCGACCGGCCGCCCGAAGGGCGTGGTGGTGCCGCACGCGGGCATCGTCAACCGGCTGGCCTGGATGCAGCACGAGTACCGGCTCACCCCGACGGATCGCGTGTTGCAGAAGACCCCGTCCGGCTTCGACGTGTCGGTCTGGGAGTTCTTCTGGGCCACCATCGTCGGCGCGACCCTGGTGGTGGCCCGACCCGAGGGCCACAAGGACCCGGCGTACCTGGCCGGGCTGATCCGCGCCGAGCGGGTCACCACGCTGCACTTCGTGCCGTCCATGCTGGCCGCGTTCCTGGCCGAACCGGCCGCCGCCGGCTGCACCGGCCTGCGCCGGGTGATCTGCAGCGGCGAGGCGCTCCCCGCCGACCTGGCCGAACGGTTCCACGCCACCCTCGACCCGGCCGGCGCGCACGGCATCGGCCTGCACAACCTGTACGGACCCACCGAGGCGTCGGTCGACGTGACGTACTGGCCGTGCCGGCCGGGGGAGCGGACCGTGCCGATCGGCGTGCCGGTCTGGAACACCCGGCTGTACGTGCTGGACGGGTTCCTCCGGCCGGTGCCGCCCGGCGTGGCCGGCGAGTTGTACCTGGCCGGGGTGCAACTGGCCCGTGGCTACCGGGGCCGGGCCGGGCTCACCGCGCAGCGGTTCGTCGCCGACCCGTTCGCCGCCACGCTGGCCGCCACGGACCCGTCCGTCACGCCGGGGGAGCGGATGTACCGGACCGGGGACGTGGTGCGCTGGCGTCCCGACGGGGTGCTGGAGTACGTGGGCCGGACCGACCACCAGGTCAAGATCCGTGGCTTCCGGATCGAGCTGGGCGAGATCGAGGCGACCCTCGCCGAGCACCCGTCGGTGGGGCAGTGCGTGGTCCTCGCCCGGGAGGACCAGCCGGGGGTGAAGCGGCTCGTCGCGTACGCCGTACCGGCCGCCGGGCAGCGGGTCGACGCGGCCGTGCTGCGCGAGCACGTCGCCGCGCGGCTGCCCGAGTACATGGTCCCGACGGCGGTGCTGGCCCTCGACGCCCTGCCGGTGACCGCCAACGGCAAGCTCGACCGGGCGGCGTTGCCGGCCCCCGACTTCGCCGGCGTCGGCACCGGCGGGCGGGCGCCGTCGACCCCGCGTGAGGAACTGCTCGCCGGGCTCGTCGCCGAGGTGCTCGGGCTGCCCCGGGTGGCCGTCGACGACAGCTTCTTCGACCTCGGCGGCGACAGCATCGTCTCCATCCAACTGGTCAGCCGGGCCCGCCAGGCCGGGCTGGAACTCACCCCGCGCGAGGTGTTCACCCACAAGACGGTGGCCGCGCTGGCCGCGGTGGCCCGGGAGGCGGCCGGCAGCGCCGCAACCGATCCCGACGCCGGCATCGGCGAGCTGCCGTTGACCCCCATCGCCCGCTGGTGGCTGGACCGGGCCGGCCCGGTGGGCGGGTTCCACCAGTCGGTGGTGGTGCCCGCGCCGGCCGGGCTGACCGCCGAGCGGCTGCGCGACGCGGTGCGGGCGTTGCTCGACCACCACGACGCGCTGCGGATGCGGCTGACCGGCCCGCCCGGACGACGCGGGCTGGTGATCGGCCCGCGCGGCAGCGTGCCCGCCGCCGACCTGATCACGCACGTGCCCGCGACGGGTGGCGCCGAGGGCCCCGACCTGGCCGGGCTGGCCGAGGCGGCCCGGGCCACCCTGGACCCGGTCGCCGGCCGGATGCTGCGCGTCGTCTGGTGCGAACCGTCGGAACAGCTCCTGATCCTGGCCCACCACCTGGTCGTCGACGGCGTCTCGTGGCGGATCCTGCTGCCCGACCTGACCGCAGCCCTCGACGCCGCGCCCGGCACGCCGCCGCTACTCACCCCGGTCGGCACCTCGCTGCGGGAATGGGCGGAACACCTGGTACGCGACGCGCACAGCCCGACCCGGCTGGCCGAGCTGCCGCTCTGGACCAAGCTGCTCGACCAGGCGGAGCCGCCCCTGGCCGCCCGCCCGCTGGACCCGGCCCGGGACACCGTCGCCACCCTCGCGGAGTTGCACGTCGAGCTGCCCGCCGCGCACACCGAACCGTTGCTGACCGCCGTACCGGCGCTGTTCCACGCCCGGGTCGACGACGCGCTGCTGGCGGCGCTGGCCCTCGCGGTGGCGCACCGGCGGCAGCGACGTGGCCTGGGCGCCGATCCGGCGGTGCTGGTGGACCTGGAGCGGCACGGCCGCGCCGACGACGTACCCGGGGTGGACCTGTCCCGGACCGTCGGCTGGTTCACGAGCCTGGCTCCAGTCCGCCTCGATCCGGGGGCGGTGGAGTGGGACCAGGTGCGCGACGGCGGGACGACCGTCGGAACCGTACTCAAGCGGGTCAAGGAACAACTGCGCGCCGCGCCCGACGACGGGCTCGGCCACGGCCTGCTTCGACACCTGAACAGCGAGACCGCCGGGGTGCTGGCCGAACTGGCCGAGCCGCAGATCATGTTCAACTACCTCGGCCGGCTGGGCGGCGCCGACGGGCGCGGCTTCGCCGGGCGGATCGGCGGCGGCGCGGACCCGGCGCAGCCGGTGGCGTACCCGATCGAGGTCGCGGCCTGGACCGCCGACACCGCCGACGGCCCGCGGCTCACCGCGGTGTGGCGGTGGCCGGCCGGGCTGCTCGACGACAGCGACGTCCGGCAACTCGCCGACGACTGGCGGACGGCCCTGGTCGGGATCGTGGCGTACGCGGCGGCCGGCGGGACCGGCGGGCACACCCCGTCCGACCTGACGCTGGCCTCGCTGTCCCAGGACGAGATCGACGAGTTCGAGGACGAGCTGGAAGCGGAGTGGGAGTGA
- a CDS encoding ATP-binding cassette domain-containing protein, whose translation MDLTIEAEGLRKSYGSHTALAGVDLAVPAGTVLGLLGPNGAGKTTMVRILSTLLTPDGGTARICGHDVVREPREVRRRVGLTGQYAAVDELLTGRENLVLIGVLHHLGRRAARARADELLERFQLTDAAGRAARTYSGGMRRRLDLAASLVADPPVLVLDEPTTGLDITNRRTLWTMVREQVAGGTTVLLTTQYLEEADQLADRILVLDGGKVIAEGTPDELKRKVGDEQVQIRLRDGGQRSEAVAALATVSAHQPVLDDDGASLRLPLTDGLSGIAAVATALDAAKIDVESFASCAPTLDDVFLSLTGRSTAEKPEATA comes from the coding sequence GTGGACCTGACGATCGAGGCCGAGGGGCTTCGCAAGAGCTACGGCAGCCACACCGCGCTGGCCGGGGTGGACCTCGCCGTGCCGGCCGGCACCGTGCTCGGCCTGCTCGGACCCAACGGCGCCGGCAAGACGACCATGGTGCGGATCCTGTCGACGCTGCTCACGCCGGACGGGGGCACCGCCCGGATCTGCGGCCACGACGTGGTCCGGGAACCGCGCGAGGTACGCCGACGGGTCGGCCTCACCGGCCAGTACGCGGCCGTCGACGAGCTGCTGACCGGCCGGGAGAACCTGGTCCTGATCGGCGTCCTGCACCACCTCGGCAGGCGGGCCGCCCGCGCCCGGGCCGACGAGCTGCTGGAGCGGTTCCAGCTCACCGACGCCGCCGGCCGGGCCGCCCGTACCTACTCCGGCGGCATGCGGCGCCGGCTCGACCTGGCCGCGAGCCTGGTCGCCGACCCGCCGGTCCTGGTGCTCGACGAACCCACCACCGGGCTGGACATCACCAACCGCCGGACCCTGTGGACGATGGTCCGTGAGCAGGTGGCGGGCGGCACCACGGTGCTGCTCACCACGCAGTACCTGGAGGAGGCCGACCAGCTCGCCGACCGGATCCTGGTCCTCGACGGCGGCAAGGTGATCGCCGAGGGCACGCCCGACGAGCTGAAGCGCAAGGTCGGCGACGAGCAGGTGCAGATCCGGCTGCGCGACGGCGGGCAGCGGTCCGAGGCCGTCGCCGCCCTCGCCACCGTCTCGGCGCACCAACCGGTCCTCGACGACGACGGCGCGAGCCTGCGGCTGCCGTTGACCGACGGGCTGTCCGGCATCGCGGCCGTGGCGACGGCGCTCGACGCCGCCAAGATCGACGTCGAGTCGTTCGCCAGCTGCGCGCCGACCCTGGACGACGTCTTCCTCTCCCTCACCGGGCGGAGCACCGCCGAGAAGCCGGAGGCAACGGCATGA